Proteins encoded in a region of the Syngnathus typhle isolate RoL2023-S1 ecotype Sweden linkage group LG20, RoL_Styp_1.0, whole genome shotgun sequence genome:
- the LOC133144846 gene encoding E3 ubiquitin-protein ligase RNF5-like, translated as MAATDPRLSSDGGPTSRGGYPGGESRKDRDGSGGGNGEDDRDRGNFECNICFDTAKDAVISMCGHLFCWPCLHQWLETRPSRPQCPVCKAGISRDKVIPLYGRGSSSQEDPRLKTPPRPQGQRTEPESRGGMFQGFSDTSFHMSFGIGAFPFGFFTTVFNGNDLFHRADQYPGDAQGNGGDGNHNWQDCLFLFVAVFFFFWLLSV; from the exons ATGGCAGCCACCGACCCCCGGTTGTCGAGTGACGGCGGACCGACCAGCAGAGGAGGGTACCCAGGTGGGGAGAGCCGCAAAGACCGCGACGGATCGGGCGGTGGTAACGGGGAAGACGACCGGGACCGAGGCAATTTCGAGTGCAACATTTGTTTCGACACTGCTAAGGATGCTGTCATCAGTATGTGCGGCCACTTGTTCTG CTGGCCCTGTCTCCATCAA TGGTTGGAGACGAGGCCTAGCAGACCACAGTGTCCTGTGTGTAAAGCCGGTATCAGCAGAGACAAGGTCATCCCACTGTATGGACGAGGGAGCTCCAGTCAGGAGGACCCTCG GTTGAAAACTCCCCCACGGCCTCAAGGACAGAGAACCGAACCAGAAAGCAGAGGCGGG ATGTTCCAGGGTTTCAGCGACACCAGTTTCCACATGTCGTTTGGCATCGGCGCTTTTCCCTTCGGCTTCTTCACGACCGTCTTCAACGGCAACGACCTTTTTCACAGAGCAG ACCAATACCCAGGTGATGCCCAAGGCAACGGCGGTGACGGAAATCACAATTGGCAAGATTGCCTCTTCCTGTTCGTGgccgttttctttttcttctggcTGCTAAGCGTGTGA